A part of Bubalus bubalis isolate 160015118507 breed Murrah chromosome 6, NDDB_SH_1, whole genome shotgun sequence genomic DNA contains:
- the TENT5C gene encoding terminal nucleotidyltransferase 5C, translated as MAEESSSTRDCVSFSVLTWDQVSRLHEVLTEVVPIHGRGNFPTLEITLKDIVQTVRGRLEEAGIKVQDVRLNGSAAGHVLVKDNGLGCKDLDLIFHVALPTEAEFQLVRDVVLCSLLNFLPEGVNKLKISPTTLKEAYVQKLVKVCTEADRWSLISLSNKNGRNVELKFVDSIRRQFEFSVDSFQIILDSLLFFYDCSGHPLSEHLHPTVIGESVYGDFEEALDHLQNRLIATKNPEEIRGGGLLKYSNLLVRDFRPTDQDEIKTLERYMCSRFFIDFPDILEQQRKLETYLQNHFAEEERSKYDYLMTLRRVVNESTVCLMGHERRQTLNLISLLALRVLAEQNIIPNASTVTCYYQPAPYVSDGNFSNYYAAHPPLTYSQPYPTWLPCN; from the coding sequence ATGGCCGAGGAGAGCAGCAGTACCAGGGACTGCGTGTCCTTCAGCGTGCTCACCTGGGACCAGGTGAGCCGTCTGCACGAGGTCCTGACTGAGGTGGTGCCCATCCATGGCCGAGGCAACTTCCCCACCTTGGAGATCACACTCAAGGACATCGTGCAGACTGTCCGTGGCCGGCTGGAGGAGGCAGGCATCAAAGTGCAGGATGTCCGGCTGAACGGCTCTGCGGCCGGCCATGTCCTGGTCAAAGACAATGGGTTGGGTTGCAAAGACCTGGACCTCATCTTTCACGTGGCTCTTCCCACAGAGGCCGAGTTTCAGCTGGTCAGGGATGTGGTGCTGTGCTCTCTCCTGAACTTCCTGCCGGAGGGCGTGAACAAGCTCAAGATCAGCCCCACGACCCTGAAGGAGGCGTACGTCCAGAAGCTGGTGAAGGTGTGCACGGAGGCTGACCGCTGGAGCCTCATCTCCCTCTCCAACAAGAACGGGCGCAACGTGGAGCTCAAGTTCGTTGACTCCATCCGGCGCCAGTTCGAGTTCAGCGTGGACTCATTCCAGATCATTCTGGACTCCCTGCTTTTCTTCTACGACTGCTCTGGCCATCCCCTGTCCGAGCACCTGCACCCCACGGTCATTGGGGAGAGCGTGTATGGGGACTTTGAGGAAGCCCTGGACCACCTGCAGAACAGACTCATCGCCACCAAAAACCCCGAGGAGATCCGGGGTGGGGGGCTGCTCAAGTACAGCAACCTCCTGGTGCGGGACTTCCGGCCCACCGACCAGGATGAGATCAAGACCCTGGAGCGCTACATGTGCTCCCGGTTCTTCATCGACTTCCCCGACATCCTTGAGCAGCAGAGGAAGCTGGAGACCTACCTGCAGAACCACTTCGCTGAGGAGGAGAGGAGCAAGTACGACTACCTCATGACCCTGCGCAGGGTAGTCAACGAGAGCACCGTGTGCCTCATGGGCCATGAGCGCAGGCAGACCTTGAACCTCATCTCCCTGCTGGCCCTGCGCGTGCTGGCCGAGCAGAACATCATCCCCAACGCCAGCACCGTCACGTGCTACTACCAGCCTGCTCCCTACGTCAGCGACGGCAACTTCAGCAACTACTACGCGGCCCACCCCCCGCTCACCTACAGCCAGCCCTACCCCACCTGGCTGCCCTGTAACTAA